One Phaseolus vulgaris cultivar G19833 chromosome 4, P. vulgaris v2.0, whole genome shotgun sequence DNA window includes the following coding sequences:
- the LOC137837269 gene encoding signal recognition particle 19 kDa protein-like, whose amino-acid sequence MDASELPSIKKWIVMYPVYINSKKTMAEGRRIAVANACENPTCAEIGDCCSYLKLPFAIEIDKAYPRDFMQRGRVRVLLKKEDGTLNNPSIASRKQLMLRVAEMVPRHHGRTKKQETASTSTTAPSNKSGKGGKKRR is encoded by the exons ATGGATGCTAGCGAGTTGCCCAGCATAAAAAAGTGGATTGTGATGTATCCTGTTTACATCAACTCCAAAAAAACGATGGCAGAAGGAAGACGCATCGCGGTCGCCAATGCTTGCGAAAACCCTACTTGTGCTGAAATCGGTGATTGCTGTAGCTATCTCAAGCTTCCTTTTGCAATTGAG ATAGACAAGGCGTACCCTCGCGATTTCATGCAAAGAGGGCGCGTGAGGGTGTTGCTGAAGAAGGAGGATGGGACACTCAATAATCCCTCCATTGCGTCAA GAAAGCAACTAATGTTACGGGTTGCAGAGATGGTGCCTAGGCATCATGGAAGGACCAAGAAGCAAGAGACTGCATCAACGTCAACTACTGCACCTTCCAACAAATCTGGAAAGGGTGGGAAAAAGAGGAGATAA